The Cyclopterus lumpus isolate fCycLum1 chromosome 1, fCycLum1.pri, whole genome shotgun sequence sequence TTATCCATTAGGCCACTGGGGCAATTATATTGCTTTAACTATATTGTTAGAATACTAGCCACATTACACACTGGTATACTTTATGGCTGTTCAAAATCCTTCGTGGATCCGTAGCCATTTTTCTCCGTTCTGTTGCTAAGCAACAAGGAACACCCCAACCCCCTAATCAAGTTCAACTCGGAGGAGTTGAGCCGTTTCCGGTTTGGCTTCAGAATAAATGTCAGCCGAGAGACGTATTCTAACACGGCTGCCGTGTCGGATGTTTTCCTATGAGTACCATCTCCAACCTGGGGTTATGCCCGTTTAAAGGGTTTCAGAGGAGGGCTGTGATATGGAACTCAACCGAATTAGATTTTAAACTTCCTCACTACATTGTCGGGTACTTTGCTTgtgcctttattttgaaaacatggGAACGGAAGAACAAATCTACGTTTGCTAACTATTACGAAGATCATTCATACTTCTCCAGGAGATAGTGTGGGAAAAGGTGCTCAACTGTCTGTTAGTTTAAAGAGACTTGTGTTTGCGTTAGTTTCGATGTTGGATGAAGACACGGTTGTATAGCTAGCAGCCGAACGGTAGGTGACGTCGCCGTTAACAATGTGTGTTTTCGTTGGCAGTAACAACCAACGTTACCTTGGTTAGTGATAAACAAGTCCTAGCTAGTGTTGGGCAACCTCTTCAAGAGAGACTGGTCGACATGGTGAGTTCAAGGTTCTacatatttatgaaattatCTCGCATGTTTGACCCAACCAACGCAAAGTTCTGAGACAACTTTAGAAATTCAAACTTCGCCCCTCGGCAGATCCTCTCTCGCGTGAAGCCAGCCGTCGGGGGAGAGACACCGGTGAGCATcagtgagaaaaagaagaaaaaccagACGAAGGTTCCCCCCTTGGAGGACTACCTGCAACAGAGAGACTACCTGGGGGCGTTTACGCTGTTAGAGGTACATACACACTTAGCACATGGGCCAATAACACGATAATCGGATGCAAAGCCGTTTGAGTGACCGTAAAGGGCCTGTTCTTCACTAGAGGGGACACGAGTGTTTAGTAACTGGATCCTCATCAGCTCTGTGGGTGCTTTACTGCAGCTGGCCAACATCGGAACGATTGCAGTGTAGGACAAATGCACACCCAAAGAAGGTCcacataattattattgttacaaGTTGTCAATAATATACGAGTGGGATtctaaataaacagaattgtACTAGGTTCAATACCAATGTAGTAAATTATAATAACCCGTCTATCATCGGTTTTAAAGTCAAGGTGGTAGGGATGAGGTGAAGGCAGGAGCTCAAAGGATGTACGGTGAAGCAAATGAGGTCAGAGTGGTCACATTGACTTAATTATTGAAATTATtaacacactttgttttgtacacgtgttattgaaaacatatacacacattaggtacttaataaattattattattattacaccaAATAAATGGCGGTGTTAACAGGCtatatcatttgttttgttttccgctcgtcagtaaaacaaacagaatgtaaaCCTGCCTTTCATATTTTTAATTCAATAAGTAGGCTTCAATTATCAGAGCAATACGAACATTCAGGTTCTCTCGTGTGGCTCTAAGGTGCACTGCAGATATGAATGTAAAAGACCATGGAAGAAATTCAGCAAATTTATTTGGCAACCCTAATAAAAACTCCTTGCAACCCACCTGTGGATCCCAACCTTAATTTTGGAAACAATGTGATTAGGCCAACATTTATCAAAATTAAGAAATGAAGCTGCAATTATCCTAcattctatttaaaaaataaataaaaatgtgatgaTTCAGTTCAAAGATTGAGCGGTTAACAATTTGTTATCAACTGCAATGCCTCCTGCAGATTATTCCGTGTCATGCCCTGGAAATTAAGTTTCAGACTTACAATCACTCCTACGTCTATGCTACAGACAAACTGTATTGCgtagtgctgctgctgctgatttgTTGCTGTGTCATCTCCAGTTCCAGAGAAATATTGGCGAGAAAGAGGAGCATGCAGACCTCTGGATTGGCTACTGTGCCTTTCACTTGGGTGATTACAAGAGAGCTATGGaggtatttattttgtatatatgtgtgtctaaATGAGTGGGGGTAGTAGTTTGGCACACAGAATTATGCACAAGGTACCCTGCATACAGTCGTTAGATAACTAATTAGTCTGAAAACGTGTTGGATAAATGCATAAAGATGAGTGTTTCCTGTAGAGTTTGATCGCATGTGTAATATTTCATTATCATGTTGTGACAGGAGTACAAGTCTCTGACCATGAAGCCTGAATGCCCCGCTGAGGTGTGGGTGTTTCTGGCTTGTGCACTGTTTTTACTGGGGCTCTATAAAGAGGCTGAGGAGGCTGCATCTAAGGGTAGGCTGTTACATTTATTAAGTCCTCCTTTGTACCGTATTCTAACCAACCAGTCGACATACGACATacatattttcacattaaaaaaagatatggtGAAACATGTTTTTGCTGTTGAATTGGACCATATTGGGGGAGAGATGATGTGGGttctaaatatctaaatatcaaTAATTGTTGGTTTGTTCATTTATGTGATTGCATGTGAAGTATCCGTATGACCTGTTGTACAATGTCATTTTTGCAGCTCACCAAAACATAATCCAATGTCACCAATTATGAATACTTTTAGccaaattgtgtgttttaataattaCTAAATGTGGGACATTGTTGGTACACTTTTAGATCCCATTAATTTACTCCTCAGTTATTTTCTTCAGTTGTGGTTATGATGTTAATTAATTGTGGCTCTTATTTTCATGTGGTTTGCTGTCTAACTACAATTGGTGTCTCTTGCTGTCTGCAGCGCCAATGTCCCCCCTCCAAAACAGACTACTCTTCCACTTGGCTCATAAGGTTGGAAAGACTGCcatattattttactttgtgtttaatttttctctctgctttcaCTTGATCACTAATAATTCAATGCTGAGCGACCGTGCACTGTAAATAAAGGTTTATGTGTAAGATATGAGAGAAACAGATTTTCACAACACGATTATCGTGGCCAAAAGAATTGATTATGGCGATATTATCGCAATatctatagaaaataaaaacagaataatgCTATGGCTCAAATTTATCTttagttttgtttattgtgctttttgtctctttttttttggcaaatgaATTACACCCATAATACGAGTGTCGCGAGGTGGAGAAAAAGTTTGTAGCCATAACTGTATACATAAAATGATTTAAGAGGCACTGGATTATTTACACaatataatatgtgtattattaacacatcgatattacatttttaaacatctcTGTTCACATCAATCGCTATAATGCAATACTGGTCCTATAGTTAATTTCAtctcactttgtttgtttgtgtaatacATTTTCTGTGCATTCGTCTCCACACAGGCCCAATCAAATAATTTGATGCGTTCGTTTGTTGTCTGTCGTGCGCATATTGTGTCTTAGTTCAACGATGAGAAGAAGCTGATGGGTTCCCACCAGAACCTGGAGGATGTGACAGAGGACCAGCTGAGCCTGGCATCCATCCACTACATGCGCTCCCACTACCAGGAGGCCATCGACATCTATAAACGTCTCCTACTGCAGAACAGGTGCGTGCTGTCCCCTGCCTTTTACTCTGGGAAATGAGTTTCACAGTGGCGTCCCAGCACCACCTTAACAGGTGCAAGTTGTTCATTTGAGCATCACGCCTTGTGATAATTCAAGTGTCAGTACAGCTGGCCTGCTGAGCTGGCTTCCTCCTCCACTGATATACTGTCTCTGGAGTAGCGAGGGGAAGGAAATGAAAGACTTTGAGTGTGCCGCTTCTCAGAGATCTATTCATGGCTTCGTGGCATTTTGTAGGCTAAGGTGCATCTGTTGGAATGCAAATGAGCcttactgctgctacttcttcCAAATGCtaacagaaaaaaatatcaaaatagcGCTATGCAAAAATGTGCTGTAGCAGCTTATCATTGTACAAGCCTCAATGTTCTTTGGGTTTGCTAGACACCATTCCTTTTCTAAACTATTATAAATCTCCAATAATAAGATCTGTCGTCTGCTGCGATGCTATGTTGagtatgaaagaaaacatgtataTTGCTGCGGATTCTACAAACTGTACCACAGGTAAGTTTTAAGTGAACTCTGGCCCTCTTTGTCCCACGGCACTCTTAAATTAAGACAATTACACTTGCAGTCCCGTCAAATCTCCAACCACTTTTACTCTGTcatgaaatctttttttaaatgatctgatTTAAGTAATAATTAAATCTGCATTCTGTTTGAGCCCAACTCAATGTCTGCAACATAAATTGGAGACCAGACTGGTATAAAGTATTAAATaggcacatttatttaaaggatAACATTAACTAAACAGAACAAACATGGAGAGTCAGTAATCAGTGGCGTCCGCATGTGTGGATGTGGGAAAACATCTGAACCAAACTGAACCATGTCAGCCACGGAAGAGCGCATCCATGTATAGGGCCCAATGTCCCCCCTAAGGCCTCAGCGGAAGCACGCCTCAAAGTCTGTGAGTCCATAAGGGTggagattgggattgggcctaGGTGTTGAGCTTTTATACCTGGAACAACACtaggctcaggtgtggctcatcagctgatgatCAACATCCTGCAAGACAAATAAAAGTCTGTAAACAGGACACAGACCCCTAGAGGAAAGGAGGGGTTTGTCACCATACACACGATAATGTCAAGCAACATCAGATAATAGTGAGTGATTAACTTCATGACATGGCTAACGATTGCAAAATGTCCTGTTCTAAACACCATATTgttaccataaaaaaaaaagaaaataatctgaaATATTTTGAGTCCAACAACAAGTATAAGTCTGAAAGACAGTTTAACGCCCACATTGCATCTTTCAGAGACTTCCTCGCTCTGAAGGTCTACGTGGCTCTGTGTTACTACAAGCTGGACTACTACGACGTGTCCCAGGAGGTGTTGGCTGTGTACCTGCAGAGCATGCCAGACTCCACTATTGCCCTCAACCTCAAGGCCTGCAACCACTTCCGGCTCTACAATGGCAAGGCCGCTGAGGTACTCTGGGTGCCGCATGTCTCGGCTGATATTTTTGTTGGTCTTCATTTGACCTATGACTTCATATGTTTTCACATTGCCATACACACCCTTTTAAGTTGGCTGTGAGCGAGGTTTGTCTCCATCTGTGTAAGAATAGATCGCCCAAAATGTTAAAGGTGATGAGGAAAAAGGctcatttctttaaaaaatatcttgcatttttattttaaaacctcCATCCATGTTTGTGGTTCTATCACaaagtttatatataaaaataataaaaatatttaaaaagtaagcAACTGTACTGTAATTGTCATGTATTATGGATATTATAGTGGTGTCAGTACGCAGTATTTgtgcttatttttatttattttttacatttaattgagCTATTAACCATGCATACATCATTATAGTTGACTCAGTGACTACTTGTCCTTTTAATTTTTTCGGGGAGAGTAAGTGGCCGTCGGTTTGACTTGTGtgtgctctcgctctctcttagGCTGAGTTAAAGAACCTAATCGacatctcctcctgctccttcgaGTTCGCTAAGGAGCTTATCCGACACAACCTGGTAAGCTCTTCTCATGCTCAAACTGTGAGAGTGTaggtgcgtgtaggtgtgtgtgtgcgtgtgtgtgtgcgtgtgcacacactGGGGACTGACGTGTCACCTTACCACACGCTGAATCTCTCCACTGTGTACTGCAGGTGGTGTTTCGTGGTGGGGAGGGGGCGTTGCAGGTGCTGCCTCCTCTGGTCGATGTGATCCCTGAGGCCAGACTCAACCTGGTCATCTACAACCTCCGACAAGGTGTTTAGCGTGGCATCGCAGTATTCTAGAACCAGCCAAACGAGGACACTATTTCTACTGAAATGTATCAAATGTCCTACAGATACAATATCTTTCACCTGTAGTCATCAAGGAAAACGTTATGATGACACAAATATACAAGAACACTAATCACAGTCTAAAAATAATACAATGGTAAAACAATGAAATCACACTCTTTTATGTCATGCTTtggtttatttaatattatctCAAATCCTCCCACTGTCCGATGTGCCACGCAGCATGTGATGTAAATGCATCATCCGTTTGTCACGCTGCTGTTAATCAAATGTATAGTTATTTAAAGGGTCAGATTTCAGAGGAAACCTACCCTAGCTCATTGAATGCCATGCTCCATTTTATCCTTCCAGATGATGTCCTGGAAGCTTACAACCTCATTCAGGACTTGGTGCCCACAACCCCCCAGGTGAAGCTTCAAagtgacattgtttttgttgtttttcaagcACGATGTCACTATTTGGTCTCGATAAGAGACTCCAGATCTGTTCAATTTCACTCTCACATGAAGAATAAAACAGTAGCTCTATTTAACTACAACCATAGCTAATATTGACTTATTTGCATTCAAGGGTTTTTAAACGTTACACTTTTTTACACTGATAGCCAGAATCATGCCAGATTAAATGAAGCtaataaatatctttaaaaaacaaacaaacatacatatcTTCTCCTCGCGCCACTTAAGAGTTCCCGAAGAGCCTTTTTCTCTTATGTGACCAGTGTTTTGTCTTCAAAAGCCCTTCAATGTCGCCTGTATCTGAAAACCTGTGAAAGTGTTTGGCTTCTGTATCTTAATAACTTGTCTGTTATCCACACGTGAATTATTGCTTCTAAAGTGTCTTCTATCAAGACAATCAATGTGgcctttctccctttttaaataatgtcaCCATGAAGGGACTAGACAAGACGTCTTACACATGTTCTTTactttgatcatttattttctcaggAGTATATTTTGAAAGGAGTGGTGAACGCAGCGTTGGGACAAGGAATTGGATCAGTGAGTGTTGCTGTTAAAGAAAtagtcacacacagagagaagtgaTGAGAGTCGGTCGGAGAGACAAACGTCTGTCGttgtccttttctctttcagagGGATCACCTGAAAATCGCCCAGCAGTTCTTTCAGTTGGTCGGAGGCTCGGCCAGCGAATGCGGTACGCGGAGTAGAAACTTGATCAATATGAGCTTCTAAAGCAGTGCTGtgaggaggatgtgtgtgtaacCGATTTCTCACTTTCAGACACTATTCCTGGCAGACAATGCATGGcctcctgcttcttcctcttgAGAAAGTTTGAAGATGTTCTCATATATCTCAACTCAGTCAAGGTGAGTGCTGCTCAGTACAAGGCACGCATGAAATGGTGTATTCCAGTGGAGAATCGGCATGGAAGGAGGAGAGTAAAAAAAGACTCCCACACACTGAAGTGTCACTTCAGATGACAAGTGGTGCTTTACAGATGCAGCACATTTGTTCGTGCgtgcgattgtgtgtgtgtgtgtgtgcgtgtgtgcgtgtgtctgtctttctgtgcgCCTGCTTTTGTATCCACTTTTCGTTGGACATGTGAACACTTAACCTTTTTATGTCTGCgttattgtgctttttattcGCAGGGTTACTTCTATAATGATGATACATTCAACTTCAACTATGCTCAGGCTAAAGCAGCCCTTGGCAACTACAAAGAAGCAGAAGAGGTACTTTTCTTCATACATCTGCACAACTGCTATTTACTGACTTTCATCACTTCTGATGAGTTGCCCACTATTGCTTTTGGACTCATTTTAATATCTCTTTCAGGTATTTCTGCTGATTCAGAATGAAAAGATCAAGAACGACTATGTTTACCTCAGCTGGCTGGCACGATGCTGTACGTATAGTAGTCGTACTGTGGAGGCAAATTTATTCCTgtagcacaattcatacacatgTCCATCAATCtaacatgcatttaaaatgaaaagcaatTGTAAAGAAACTTTAAAAGAATGAACAAAATAACATTAGAGGGCAGTACAGAATATCAGCAGTTCACTTAGTATAGATttgtggaataataataaaacccaGCTAAGCAAGAAATGCAGAATAATAGGAGTTAAAACGTGCaacaaacataaatgtgtgtttgaaaaaCAGATCTGAGAAATCAGAGTGTGGGTCCAGTTTTATTTAACTCCTATCTGTTCTCCAGCTAAGCTTTGGTTCAGAAGGAATAATaggttatttattaaatatgggTAGATAATGGAAATTAATTCTCAATGCAAGCCAGTGTGAACATGCTGGTGAGGTGTTTGTTGAGCGAGAAGGCAAGAATCATAGACATTTTgcatactttatattttattcacCTGGAGCAATATCATCTAGTCCCCAAGTGTTTAAAGACCTGAAGCCAGTTCCAGTCACAGTCTACACCTGATGACATTAAAGCATAAAGAACGCTCTCACAGATCTGAAGTTGGAGAAAGCGAGACTGAGGAAGACTGTGTCGTTGTTCACTGAGGCAAAATCAAACATCACTGCTAGATTTCTAGCCTCAGGTTTGTGAAGAACGGAGGTTCACTCTGGCACCTCAGCAGCTCGAAGAAAAAGATATCTCCATTAAAAGATTTTTCTCCTGCCTTCTTGGTTTAATCCACATCAATACAACCTGCCCACAGGCATTTCACATTTTCGCAACCTGAATCTATAAAAGTTGCTGAAGCTGCCTGCGAATGATGGATGATTGAACACTCATCTTGTTCTTGTCAGACATAATGAACCAGAGAGGTCGGCTTGCCTGGGAGCTCTATCTGAAGATGGGCACTTCCTCCGAGTCCTTCAGTCTGCTGCAGCTCATCGCCAACGACTGCTACAAGGTGACTTCCTCCTCCGTCATCTGCCTCTCGGGGTGACCCCCGAAACATTCATTTATAAATTCAATGTCAATTTGCGTGAATTAATTAGAATTAATTAGAACAATTAGTCTATGTATGCCCCCAATTTCGATAATCAATTGTTTAAGTCATATTTCCAGACGCCAAACGCTCTCCAGTTCCAGCTCCAGTTTTATATTATCGTGTGTTGAATATATCAATCGGATTGGGGCTCTTGCTCCGACAAAAGAAGTCACTTCAGTGATACTAAATTGAGAAAAGCTGACTATTGTCATTTTTAGGGAGCTGGCATCATAATAATTTAGCTTGAGAAGAAGTGACTCAAAAGAATCGATACATTTACAAAATAGTTGCTGATTAGTTTTCTCTCAATCGACTAATAGTTTTAGAACTCGTGTCTGTCAATCGTAAATGTTATCTTGATTTCCAAATGGAgctaaattacacatttaatctTCTACCTGCCTGTTTTTGCTCTGTTGTATTAACTTGCATAAGCACATTCTAGCTTAGCTGTCCTAATGTTAACAGAGGTGTCGTCCACCAAAATGTCCTCAGTTTTCCCAAAGTATTTTGAAAATGCAACTAAAAGCGTAAGCAGGTGTCGCAAATAGGTTTTGTCCTGGATAAACTTAATCTGAGACTACATGTTTGTTGTTATAGGTGGTATAATTTGCATGCTGGCTCATGACCACAGCTTGTTGTTTCAGATGGGTCAGTTCTACTACGCAGCTAAAGCGTTTGATGCACTGGAGAAACTGGACCCAGAATCCAACTACTGGGAGGGCAAGCGAGGGGCTTGTGTCGGCATCTTCCAGCTCATACTGGCAAACAAGGAGTCCAAGTATGTTTGTCTCTTTTCCTTCCGCAATAATGTTATCCTATCATTACATGTAAAGGAATAATAATTctagctttttttgttgttgttgcaaaacATCGTATCAAATAGATCCCTGTCATTACCCAGTAAAAGGGAAAAACATCTGGACTGACACATCAAACGCTTGTGGGTgtctaaataaaagaaagatgagAGATGATGCATTCTTGATCGCTTCTGGTTTCCTCACATATAGTGTTTGTGTTCTAGGGAGACACTGAAAGAGGTGTTGTCTCTGCTACGAAATTCAGGAAACCCCCAGGTTGAATACATCATCCGAGCCCTGAGGAAGTGGGCCAAAGACAACAGAGTGCTCCTCTCATGAGAGCTGTGGGTACTGAACTCCAGGTCCCTCCATCAAGAGTAGCTTCATTATGCAGATTACATTGTATGAATGATATTTATACTCCGtgaaaaaatatgaaactaTTATCTGCCACATAAAAATATGTACGTTTTGAAATGCAATTctctatatatttgtattaaaatgtaacttaaatgAAATCGTAAATGACTTGCAGTTTTGTCAGCGGTTTGTACAGTAACCGACTCCCTCAATGTTTTGTAAGCAATGCAGAAATACTAAATGCATTTACAAGAAAGAGCAAACCAGCTAAGCTGAAGAGGCACAAGATATGAGCAAATACCGTAAAGAACggggggaaaagaaacaagCGCCAGACAAAAATAGATTATTCGGATTATTAAGAGATAAGGAAAGATTTTGATGTCAAATAAACTAGCAAAAGTATTCTTTAAGTATTAATAAGTAACTCTCTGAAAAAAcagtttgatttatttccttTCTTACATGTATTTGGCAATGGTATCGGAGTTGcagtttcctctttttctctgtttgagGCAGCTTAAGGGTTTGGGGCAGTGTGCAGTAAATTAAAGAAGATTACTTTTAGTTGCCTCTAACTATCACTGTGATTGTTAATTTTACGTGCCGATATAGCCGAATACACAGAGCTGTAATTATTAAGATGTACTCATGACAGAAGTCCAACTTTAATGTGGAAGCAAATAGTTTCACACTGACAGGATGATTAAAGTGACCGTTGTGCATACAATCTGTGAAGGGATCTTACAATTGCACATTTTCCAACTGGCCCCAGTGCACAGGGgcggtatgtgtgtgtaaggaggTTAATAAGggcccaaaacaacaacaaaatcccTGAAGCTTTTAAACAGGTTAATCCAGACGTCGATTCTACCAACGGCGTACAGAAAATACAAGCATCAATATCAAATGTAAATTAATTTCCACATGTTTTTTGTAATAAGGAGCAGGTCCGCTCCAGTTAAACCGAATATCAACAGGTGGTATAACCTGCCTGAAACTGAGCCAGCTGTGTTGGGCTGGTTAACTGAGACCGCCAACCACCTGCCTTGCTTTCTTCCGTTCAGGATTtgatgtttgagtgtgtgctgGTGCCTTTGtagaaaaatgcacaattcaGCATTTCCCTGAATAGACGGAAAGAAAGGCTTCCACTGAAAGCCGCCGATCGTTAGATTGAGAC is a genomic window containing:
- the ttc26 gene encoding intraflagellar transport protein 56 isoform X1, with the translated sequence MILSRVKPAVGGETPVSISEKKKKNQTKVPPLEDYLQQRDYLGAFTLLEFQRNIGEKEEHADLWIGYCAFHLGDYKRAMEEYKSLTMKPECPAEVWVFLACALFLLGLYKEAEEAASKAPMSPLQNRLLFHLAHKFNDEKKLMGSHQNLEDVTEDQLSLASIHYMRSHYQEAIDIYKRLLLQNRDFLALKVYVALCYYKLDYYDVSQEVLAVYLQSMPDSTIALNLKACNHFRLYNGKAAEAELKNLIDISSCSFEFAKELIRHNLVVFRGGEGALQVLPPLVDVIPEARLNLVIYNLRQDDVLEAYNLIQDLVPTTPQEYILKGVVNAALGQGIGSRDHLKIAQQFFQLVGGSASECDTIPGRQCMASCFFLLRKFEDVLIYLNSVKGYFYNDDTFNFNYAQAKAALGNYKEAEEVFLLIQNEKIKNDYVYLSWLARCYIMNQRGRLAWELYLKMGTSSESFSLLQLIANDCYKMGQFYYAAKAFDALEKLDPESNYWEGKRGACVGIFQLILANKESKETLKEVLSLLRNSGNPQVEYIIRALRKWAKDNRVLLS
- the ttc26 gene encoding intraflagellar transport protein 56 isoform X2, which encodes MEEYKSLTMKPECPAEVWVFLACALFLLGLYKEAEEAASKAPMSPLQNRLLFHLAHKFNDEKKLMGSHQNLEDVTEDQLSLASIHYMRSHYQEAIDIYKRLLLQNRDFLALKVYVALCYYKLDYYDVSQEVLAVYLQSMPDSTIALNLKACNHFRLYNGKAAEAELKNLIDISSCSFEFAKELIRHNLVVFRGGEGALQVLPPLVDVIPEARLNLVIYNLRQDDVLEAYNLIQDLVPTTPQEYILKGVVNAALGQGIGSRDHLKIAQQFFQLVGGSASECDTIPGRQCMASCFFLLRKFEDVLIYLNSVKGYFYNDDTFNFNYAQAKAALGNYKEAEEVFLLIQNEKIKNDYVYLSWLARCYIMNQRGRLAWELYLKMGTSSESFSLLQLIANDCYKMGQFYYAAKAFDALEKLDPESNYWEGKRGACVGIFQLILANKESKETLKEVLSLLRNSGNPQVEYIIRALRKWAKDNRVLLS